The Canis lupus dingo isolate Sandy chromosome 18, ASM325472v2, whole genome shotgun sequence genome includes the window ACCATCATGATCAAGGTGCACACGTTCCCTCTCTTTGCTATCCGGCCTATGTACCTGGCCATGAGGtaagcccagctcagcccagcccagcctgcctGACCCATACCTAATCCTACCCCATCACTCAACTTTCACTGAAACTGTCCTTTCAGACAGTTCAAGAAGGCTGTGACAGATGCCATCATGTCTCGCCGAGCTATCCGCAACATGAACACACTGTAAGTGGGCCGCTTTAGTGGTTCTCCCAAGCTCTGCCCCAGGttctcccatctctgcctctggtCTTGACATATCCTTGGACCATCCTAATTAGGTATCCAGATGCCACCCCAGAGGAACTCCAGGCAATGGACAATGTCTGCATCATCTGCCGAGAAGAGATGGTGACTGGTGCCAAGAGACTGCCCTGCAACCACATTTTCCACACCAGGTAggagggggcccggggagccTGACACCAAGGAATACGGTGTGGAAGGCAGGCCCCCAGGGACCGCTGACCATTGCCTGGTCTTGACTCCCAGCTGCCTGCGTTCCTGGTTCCAACGGCAGCAGACCTGCCCTACCTGCCGTATGGACGTCCTTCGGGCATCACTGCCAACCCAGTCACCACCGCCTCCTGAACCTGCGGATCAGGGGCCACCAGCGGCTGCTCACCCCCCAccactcctgccccagccccccaacTGTGAGTGGCCCCCTCATTTGGCCATTCAACACACTCCGTTGAGTACTTGCCCTGAGCTGGGTATGGGAAATGCTGACGTGAATCAGACTCCCTGTTCTTCAGCCCAGTCTAGGTGGGGGAGAGGGTCATAGAGAGGAACATCAGTGGCTTGTAATCACGTGCTGAGCTCAGAGAGGCCTGTGAGAGCAGGGATAGAGTTCCTAAAGTTCCTAACAGTCAGCCCCTTGCATATATTTGCATTGATCTCACTTTGGACCTCTTCTCACTGCCCCGTTCTCTCGCAGTCCCAcagggcctcctgcctccctttcctCCAGGCATGTTCCCGCTGTGGCCCCCCATGGGCCCCTTCCCACCTGTCCCACCTCCCCCCAGCTCAGGAGAGCCTGTGGCCCCACCATCTACCAGTGCAGGTGAGTCCTTTGGGTACTGAGACAGCCAAGGGGTGGCAGGAATGGAAGCAGAGGTCTCTTAACTTCCTATTCTTACTCTCCAGCAGCCCTTTCTCGGCCCAATGGAGCAGCCACAACCACAGCTGCTTCTGCTGCCTCTGCCTCggcccctggctctgcccccacccctgaggctggccccaccccaggcttccccttccctccaccctggATGGGCATGCCGCTGCCTCCACCCTTTGGTGAGCTGAGCCACTCTCAGGGTTAATCTGGAGGGTAGGGGGTGTTAGGCCcaggctgagcctctgcctctctccagccTTCCCCCCAATGCCCGTGCCCCCTGCGGGCTTTGCTGGGCTGACCCCGGAGGAGCTGCGGGCTCTGGAAGGCCATGAGCGGCAGCACCTGGAGGCTCGGCTGCAGAGCCTGCGCAACATCCACACACTGCTGGATGCCGCCATGCTGCAGATCAACCAGTACCTCACTGTGCTCGCCTCCTTGGGGTATGTCTGTTCCAGgtacggggggcgggggggggggggtgggcgaCGGCAGCGTAGAGCTGCCAACAGAAGGCCCCTGGCCAGGGTTCtcggtctttttcttttctgccactCCGTGACGCCTATGGATTCAGGCCAACCTATCTGTAGACAGACTAGGATCCCCAGGTTCTTGAGGCCTCTGTCACAGGACTGATGTTCATTAGAGAGCTAATTTTGAGTTTTgctcctttatatttttctaaagtcaAATTACTCCTAATTCTCAGTGCTTTAGTTCATCATGCGTACGCTTCTCACATATGGTGACCCTGTGCCTGGGAACAAATGCCCCTGATCTGAGACAGTATATAAAAAAGTTGCCCAGAGCCAGCCTGGCCAAAGTTCAAGTCGTGGTCCCACCACTCACTTGTTTGGTGACCACTATCACCTTAGTTGAATAGATGGGTTCTAAGTCCTGTGCACAGGTCACATGcacagagtgcctggcacacagcagtgACGGCACAGCCTGGGAGGGGAGCTTGAGTCTGAGATTTGAGTGTGTACAGAGCCCGGCACCCCATTAGAAATGGCAGTTTAATAGTGAACGAGGCCTGCAAGTGGTCTACAGTCCATCTGTAGTATGGAATCACGAGAACTCACACATATTCTTGTGTCTGCTGCTAAGTCAGGCTGCAGAGGTACATCAGTGCTGACTCTACCCTACAATGCTCACAAGGGACCAAAAAGTATGCCCAGTTGTGCCTGGATATCAAGGCCTcacctgcttctacctcttctCTTCCTAGTCCACCCCGGCTGGCCACCTCAGTCAGCCCCACTGAGGAGCCTGCCCCTGTGGTTGTCACTGCTGCCTCCCCCACCAGCATCCCCAGCTCGGAGGCCACCACACCATCCCCAGGAGCTTCCTCACCAACCCCTGAGCCTGAAAAGCCTCCAGGTAGCCTGAGTCAGCCTCGGAAGCGGGGGGTAGGGAGTGGGGAAGGAACTTCTGTAGGTTCCACTTCTGAACTCTGTCACCAGCTCCTGAGTCAATGGGCACAGAGGAGCTGCTTGaggatggggagcctgatgcagcagagctccgccgccgccgcctgcaaAAGTTGGAGTCCCCTGTTGCCCACTGACACTACCCTGGTCCCACCCCTGCCTCCACTCTCCTGAGCAGCCCTTGCTGTAACATGTCCTGCCACCAAGTGCCCACTCCCTCTATCTGCACCAGGGAGTAAGAACCCCAAGCTCTGAGACAAAGGAGGCAGCATCCCCTAGGCCAAATGGAAAGAAGCCTGAGGCCCCAGTTGACTCCAGCCCTTCCAGTCCCAGGCAGCCATGGGGACCTCGGGTTAGTCCCAGCCTTTCTCTCCCACCCTTCAGCCTGTCCTGCTGGGGCCGTGAAGGCAGAGAGGCATAGTCTCTGAGAAGCCCCCTACACCCTCACTCCTCTCTGGGAGAAGGGGTTGCTCCTCCAAGCCTCacttttgtgtgtgcgtgtgtgtgtgtgaagtcgCTTCAGTGCTAAAACAGTATTAGCTCCCCAATCCCATGTGTGAACTTCAGGAGCTGGAGGCAGACCAGGAACTTGCTCCCTGGGCCACCCACCAAGACTGGTACTGACGTCCCTTTTGACTCTAAACTCCCTATGAGCCCTTTGTGATGGTGGCTGTGTCACTTCTGCCCTGTGGTGTTTCCGTGTCTTACAACTGCACAGCTCAGGGAAAGgagtgctgggggtggaggagcaggTGGGCAGCCTTGAGgcaccctgcccttccccccaggtCCCTCTCTCCCTGCAGTTTATAAAGTGAGACTGTTCCTAGTCTCACCCAGCAACCACTGCCCGGCCTCACTCCAGGCTGAGGGCTCATGTCTGCTCCTGAACCACTGCAAGCCTGAGAATCTGTGGAAGGTCACTTCTCAACTACAGAAATTTGAGTTTTGAAGAATTGGAATTACTTCCTTGCTGTTGTTTTTTGGCttaaatttttgtctttgaacTTGAAATCTTGACCCTAAGAAAGAGGAGCAGGAGTGTCAGGCTCCTCCTGGTCTTTCCAGTTTAGAAAAGGCACTGGGCCAGGTAGGGACCACAGGAGCCGAGGTCTGCCTGCCCCTGTCTTTTTTTACCCTCGGTTCTGTGTTACAAGAGTTGCTGGAGACAGTTTCAGATgattatttaatttgtaaatattgtaCAAATTTTAATAGCTTAAATTGTATATACAGCCTAATAAAGACTCGCATTAACAACTGGTGGAGCTGGTGTCATGGGATCAGTGTGCCAGGCTGCTTTTTCTTGCTCAGGCTGCAGACTTGAGAATCCCCAGGAACGTGGATTTAGACAAGCCATTAAACAATTGTGAAGATGTCCCCATTTtccatatgaagaaactgagccccAAGTCATAGAACAAGTAGGGGAGCCATGCTTTGAACCTTGTTCCTAACTAGTTTGAGGGTGGGCACTCAGGCCTCTGACCTTTGTAACTCCCAAGGGTGGGGCAAGTGTGAAGGATCATTGGCTGGGGTGGAATGGGATGGCAGGGGCAAACGGCCAGCATCTTTCTTCCTGCAAAGCCCCTGTCCAGCCTTGATAAAGAGGCCAGCAAGCTGGAAAGGCAGGCTGGGagctcccaggcacccccttgTGGACACAACAGCTAAAGCTAATCACAGCTTCCCGGGGCTAGAAATACTGTCAGGCCCAAATCCTGCCTAGAATGGCAGAGGTGACTGGGCCTTCTACTCCACGGGTAAAAAGAATGAGCCCAGGGGCTGCCATGGGCGTTCTATGTCTGTACCAGCATTGCACTTGGAACTGAAGATCTCTGGGACCCAGGCCTGAGTCCTCTGTGTTCTCCATAGCCTCTACCAAACCAGGTCTGACCTGGAGCCTCAGGAATGTCTGCAGCAGTGAGGGTCTGAGGGACTAAGAAGGAATGTGCTCAGTGGGTTTACCCTGTGCTACCCTCCCCTAAACAGGGTTGGGCTATTACTTCCACTAGAGGGGCAGTTGTCAACCTCCAGAATTTGAACAGCAGAACCCAATGAGCTCTGATGAAGGCAGGGTCACCAATGTCACACAGCCCTCTCCCACTGCTGGCACCTGTGAAGAGAGTCCCATTACCCCTTAATATGAGCAAGGCCTGCTCTGAAGCTCTGAAGCCCTTTAGCCTAacttcctctgccctgcccaaGCTCTTAGGCCTGGCGTTTATACCTCCTGTCCTAATTGCTCCAACAGCCATCCCCCTCCTTCCAAGACACCCCTAAACTCTAGTCTGTGGGGGATGCTATTATTCAGGCTGCTCAGCTGAGCCTCAGAAGCCCTTCTCCAGGAGCCAGGCTTTGAGCTGCTGGTCAAAGTAGCCTTTGACCCGTAAGGTACCTGTCACCTCATTGATCTGGGTGACAGGTGTCTTCCCCAGCAGTAGACTCAGAAAATCTTCCACATccttctgcagggcctggagagggagagtggaggaaggggagatGACAAATCAAACCTGGTCAGTTCATCCCCTCTAGTAGACCCCCATTCCTTCAGCCTTGAAAACGTCAAAATCAGACCTGACCCATGCCCTCACTTACCCAGATGTCTCCCTCCACCTTTCGGATCACAGTCATCTGGCGGTTGCCATGTGTGATGTCCTTGTAGACAGGGATGTTGTGCATTCGAGAGCGCCGCACAAAGTAGGGCAGGTTGGGTGGGGGGTCTGTTATATGGAAGAATGACAAGTCAAATCTTCCCAGGCCCACCTTAGCAAACACCCTTCCCCTCAGTCTACAGAGAATCCGCGCACCCAATGGTAAAGCCACCTCTAGATCTCATGAAGACCTGCTctttcgggggatccctgggtggctcagcagtttagcacctgcctttggcccagggtgtgatcctggagacccaggattgagtctcatgtcaggctccctgcatggagcctgcttctccctctgcctgtgtctctgcctctctctccccatgtctatcatgaattaaaaaaaaaaaaaaaaaagaaaaaagacctgcTCTTTCCCTAAATTTAGAGCCAGGACCAGCTGCTGGTTCACCCCGGTAACCTCACAGGCCCAGTGCCGGGTGTGACAGCAGAAGGTGCTCAAGAAAAAATGAAGTTAGGGCCATGCCTCCATGGATCTTTAGGTCCTTCATCTGGGACCAATCCTTGTACTTCTCCCCTGGGTCATGGAGGCTAATACCAATCtccaacacaaagaaatggggatTTACAGCACTGAACACCTACTACCACATAcagggctctgtgctaagtgctttatgtacTGTGcagattatctccattttgctgaAACTGAGGTTGGGAGAAGCTAAGTGACTAACTCATGATCACACTGACAATGAACAGCAGAGCCAAATTCGAACCCAGAATTGCCCAACTCCCAAGCTCTGTTCCCAATTACGCTATAAGGCCtactggggtaggggtggggtcgAACCTCTTAGGTGTTCTCTCTATGCTTCATTTTTCCTGAATGGGAAGACCTCATCCTGGCAGTGTGAATGGACCGGTACTAGTGAAACAGGGCTGCATTCCCAGGCCCGCCCTTGAACATGAGACAGATGCTAAGCCCTTAGAGACCTCAACACAAATCCTGAACCCACTGTGGAATCCCAGAGCCTCAACTGGTGAGGTAGACCACTAGGGAGGGGGAGGTTTTCCTGTAAACTTCATGCCATCACCATTGCCCAGCTCACCTCTGGGTGGCTGCCAACCACTAGGAGTGGGATAATGTTCGTGCTTCGGGGGCTCCGGGATGCTGGTAGGGGGTAACAGGCGTTCCACAAACTGGTATTCATCCACAGACTCCACAAAGCTGGGGTAATCAGGAGGCCCCTGGGTCTGGCTCTGAGGCCAAAAACAAGAATAAGCAACCATTGCTCCCATCAGCCCATCCACCACACACCCACCCCACACAGAAGAGGGAgaacttaagtaaaaaaaaaagaaacactacaGGTGCAAAGAATGGCATAAATAAAAGCCTGGAGGTAGGAAAGCATCAGACTTAAGTTTGCCAGGGTAGAGGTGAGACTGGAAAAATTCAAGCACTCGGAAGAGCCCTCCTCTCTTGGGATTTCTCTGGGTCTCAAAAGCCAAAGCCAATTTACTGTAAGTCTGACCAATATACCATTTTTCAGTATCTTAAAGTCTCCTCTAAACATcctacacagggatccctgggtggtgcagcggtttagcgcctgcctttggcccacggctcgatctggagacccgggatcgagtcccacgtcgggctcccggtgcatggagcctgcttctccctctgcctgtgtctctgcctctctctctctctctctctctctctctctctttgactatcataaataaataaaatttttttttaaagtttaaaaaaaataaacatcctaCACAAATATTATAGTTCTGGATTGGACACTTCAGCAACCGTGATAACTTCAGCAAGTCACAATCATCCGATGTGACCCTCGCTTTTCTGGAACATTTTGGCCTCGTATAAACACCACTAAGCACTGGACTACAAGTATTAAGGGTACAGTTTTGACTTGATTTTTACAATGAATACAAGTTAGGTATTTTATTACTCCCTTTttccatctaaaataaaataagacattaatAATCTACCTAGGGTAACTCTCCGCAATCCGTCCTCCCATCCTCCAGCCTGAAGATCCTTCTTGGACATTTCTCCCAAAAGATACCCTGGAGTCCTGACAGGCCCCGGAGTAACGAGAAGAGGGAAGCGGGATGAAGTAGCCTGTACATCATGAACTCTAGGTTCCCATTAGTGTCGCCAATGATCTGGGGTCGACCCCTACCTAACCTGTGGAACAGtagcccttttaaaaaattagcaggaGTTAACGCTGCCCCTCCCAGTTCTGACTAACCTACGTTGTCCACCAATCAGGTTCTACGCCCCACACACCGAAACGCGCTGCAGGCTTTGCCTCTATCTTGTATCAGAGCTCCAGAGTTACAGGAATAACAAGACTGAAAGCAGCCCTCGTCCTCCACCTCCCGGCTGAGCGTTCTCACCAGCCGCCGTAGCCTGCAGCCCGGCGGGACGCCGGTTCTCCACCCTCTCAGCGTAGCGCGGAACACGGCCGCGGCCATCTTGAACTGCTCCCGTACACTGGCCGCCTGCGCGCGCAACCAGCTACGTCCCGCCCCTTCCTGGGCGCACCGCCTGGGACCGAAAGAACGCCTGCGCAGGCGTGAAGAGGCGGAGCTAAGCCCGCACAAAAACCTAAGGCCCTAGCGGTCGCTCCACAGTGACGTGGCACGCAGCAGACGGTGAGGACGTACGCGCCCttgccccttcctctttctcGACTCCATCTTCGCGGTAGCTGTTGCGGTGTCCGCGGTTCAGGTAATATTTCGGCCGTTGCTGGATCTGTAGGGCTTAATACCAGGTCGGCCGCGAGGTCAGAGAGCGCGGTGAAAATAGAGGGAGAGGATCTGCTTTGAGAGTCAGCTTCCGGTCCTCAGCCGACCTCACTGGCAGGCCCGGCCTTATCCACGTGAGATCCCGCGACCACCTACATCCCAGCGCGATCGGTCCCTGCCTGCCaccttcccccaaccccttctCTGCCAGAGCGTTCGTCTCTTACAAGCCTTTCCTTCTTCAGTCGCCGACATGCAGCTCTTTGTCCGCGCCCAGGAGCTACACACCCTCGAGGTGACCGGCCAGGAGACGGTCGCCCAAATCAAGGTAAGGCTGCGTGGTGCTTCCCGGGCATCGCCCTCTGGGGGGACGATGAAGAAGCCTTCCTGAGTTCTTCAGTCTCGCCCCCCGCGGGATCGCCGATGAGTCCTATTTTTCCCCGTAGGCTCATGTAGCCTCGCTGGAGGGCATCGCCCCGGAAGATCAAGTCCTGCTCCTGGCAGGCTCGCCTCTAGAGGATGAGGCTACCCTAGGTCAGTGTGGAGTGGAGGCTCTGACCACCCTGGAGGTAGCCGGCCGCATGCTTGGAGGTGAGTTGGGGAGCATAGTCCTTGGAAATGTTTGTAAGCCCATAATGAGTGTGGAGTGTGGAGTTCAGTATCCTCAACTCAGGGTGGTTCTTCCTGTTTACCTCCCTCATTGAGAGGTCCTTGGGAGACTGAGCCAGAGTGtagttttatttcagttacttaCCCTGTTTTCTCACAAAAATCAAGTCAGACTAGATTCCTGGAAGTGTTTTTCACTTCTTGTGTTTAAAGTCAGGGGCTTGAAGATCCTGAACTGAAACCTTGGAATGTACCATAGAAAACACTCTCGGCCAGAGGTTATATCTCTACAACTTTGTTCTCATTCCTTGTTGGTCTGGTTTCTTTAAAGACTTGAGTTGAGGAAGAAAGGATTCTGCCGGGCGGGTCCTTCTTGCACTCCTAACTGTCCTTTGACTGTTCCCACCCCAGGTAAAGTCCATGGTTCCCTGGCCCGTGCTGGGAAAGTAAGAGGGCAGACTCCCAAGGTAGGTGAAAGTATTAGCGGGGTGTTTAgactttgggttttgttgttgttgttgttgttgtgttttgtttatttgtgaggggtttttatgcattttgttttaaatcaaagCTAAGCCAAGCAAGACCTTTGGTCTTTCCTCTGTCTGTCTTCTCCCTCTAGAATTAAGACTGAGGGAATGCATGAAAGGTCAGCCAAGGTTTGATCATCCCTCCCTTTTCCCAGGTGGCcaaacaggagaaaaagaagaagaagacaggcCGAGCCAAGCGACGAATGCAGTACAACCGACGCTTTGTCAATGTTGTGCCCACCTTTGGCAAGAAGAAGGGCCCCAATGCCAACTCTTAAGTCCGTTGTAATCCTGGCTCTCCCCAATAAAGCCACTTGGTTCAGTCATCTCATTGTTTCATCTTCACACGCAGAGCCTCAGGAAGATACACAGATACACGGTTTCTAGGGCTGGTGTGTTCATTAGAACATTGAGGCCTGAATCTTAATTCTTGCCACTGTCAAGTTGGAAGATGCAGGGGCTCTTGGCTAGGATGGAGAAGAAATGATAAACTCCATAAGAAAAGGCTTACCATGAGAATTGGTAATCCAAAGATAGTaacttaaagatatatttacttgagggaggggcagaggaagaaaatctaaAAGCAGACCCCCATCTGAGCATGGGGTTGGACACAGTTCCAtctcaagatctgagctgaaacccagagtaagacgtttaaacaactgagctgcccaggcaccctgttCTTGTTCTTTAAACAGACTAACAATTCTCAGGAGGATTATGAAGACATCAGTAGAGGAGTTTGAGTAAAAAGACCTATCAGGGAAGGCTAATCTGACCTTTCCTGAACTTGAGACCAGCTATGACTTTAATGGAGTCCAGGGCAGGGATCTAGTCTGTACCTATTTGGGAAAGTGTGGGCCAACCCTATTGGGTAGAGGCCAGTGCCAGCCCTAAAAGAGTTTGCCTAGGgcagaacaaaagaaatacacaGGTTGAATACTCTGgagggggggggatccctgggtggtggcGTCAGAGGAGAGACTTTCTGCCAGGAGGTAGTGGGATGGCCTGTAGTTAAGGGAGAGGGGTGGAGTTAGGGGAATGTGTGGAACTTTTAGTAGCTATCCCTTGTAAGCAGCTCATTGGTCAGCTAGGGCTATGGTGATGTGGATTGCTAATGGGCCTATTTTGGCCCGGTGGTCACTATGGGCCCTTCTACCTTATCCGGGCttccattgctcaagcctgttgcCTAAAAGTAGTCTCTAGAATGTTGCCTGCCTGATTATGTTAACACTAAGCTTGTTTGTACCTCCACCTGACTAGCTAGCTTCCTTAACCTAATCACAGCTTAGGATGGTGGGTTGGTTAGTTGAGTGTTCTGGGAGTGGAATTCTCTGGGACTCGTGAGGTTCCCCTAGTAACATGGATCTCCTCTCATTTTGCTAAATTTTTTATGCTGCTGATTCTTGAAATACAGTGTAACATAAGTAAACACCTTAGATCCGGGCTTGGACTGCCTTGAATTTGAAtccttccttctgattttctgaCCTTAAACAACTTACTTGATTTCTGCCATCACAGCTTGAGAGTTGCTGTGAAGAATAAAAGATATGAAGGGCTTAGATTCAGAATCCTCCAGCTAGCAAATGTGCAAACATATAGCCTATTTTTATCTctagtaatctttttaaaaagagacctggtgggcagccccagtggcccagcagtttagcgctgccttcagcctggggtttgatcctggagacccggggttaagtcccacatccggttccctgcatggagcctgcttctccctctgcctgtctctctgcctctctatgtcgtgaattaaaaaaaaaaaaaagattgaaatattaATGGTGGTACAATGAAAGGGACTGTGGAGTTGGACAGACATCCTAGGGAAGGCCTCTGAATCTGGGGTGTATGAGGCCTGAAACCTATCAGATAATGGAAGAGGTCCAGCCCAGGGGACTGTGTGCAGAGCTGTGTGGTTCATCAGACATGGAGAGGAGGAGTTCAGGTCTGAGTCCAAGTGCAATGAAGAGTTACCAAGTACAGGGAAGGGTTTAAGCCAGGGCCTGATGTGATCATGTGATCTGACTGGTGATCCAATTTGTGGCTGATTTTTCTGAACAGCTGGCAAGAAAGGGAGCCAGTTAAGGGACTAGTAGCTGAGACTGGTAATGGGGATGTAGAAAATGAAGGGACTTGAAGGTCATCAAATCcatccagatcttttttttttttttaacttttatttatttatgatagtcacagagagagagagagaggcagagacctaggcagagggagaagcaggctccaagcaccgggagcccaacgtgggattcgatcctgggtctccaggatcgtgccctgggccaaaggcaggcgctaaaccgctgtgccacccagggatctccatccAGATCTTGATAAATAGATGATCCATGTAGAAATAACGACAAGGTATTATGAAGGTCGAACTTACTGGGATgggactgttgtgcccaagattgtgaatccgagaaaaccaccaaggagctgacacggATGCAAGCACAtaagggtttattaacaagcttgagcttgggtccaagtatacctgacacagtgaagcagggacttggaccctgaggtgggttacagctgggtttctatgggctggtctaggggtaAGGGGGGGGGTTTCAGTAAGGGTGGGGGTGTGAGAATCTCCAGTAAAGAGGTCTCACAAGCTCttgcttccttattcttttttttttttttaatttttatgtatttatgatagtcatcagagagagagagagagaggcagagacacaggcagagcgagaagcaggccccatgcaccgggagcccgacgtgggattcaatcccgggtctccaggatcgcgccctgggccaaaggcaggcgccaaaccgctgcgccacccagggatcccttgcttcCTTATTCTGATAAGGGCatgctttgtggtttttttctgtAGCTGGGGTAGAGTTCAGTACCTGGTCACAGTGGCCTGAGATGGCTGCCCAAGGTGcaatggctgtacttgtgccaaTGTTAAACTTGAATGGCcctaattttctcggcctccacaggaCTAGATGTGAGGGACTAAAGAACCAGAGCTCACTTCCCCGGGTGCCATGGATCAAGGCCTCAAACGAAGTTCCATCAGGCGAGGGATCCCATCTCTGCTCCTCGTGTTTTGGCACATAGCATGGATTCGGTACTAAAAGTCGGATGAACCGGGGCAGCcgggctggctcagcggtttagcgccgccttcagcccagggcgtgatcctggagacccgggatctagtcccacgtcgggctccctgcatggagcctgcttctcccccgccccccccgtatctgtctctcataaataaataaataaacaaacaaataaataaataacatctttaaaaaaaataaaggtcggATGAACCATGGATTTGGAGGGGAAACCAAACAGGAGCTCAGTTAcctgttctttcttctcaagAGGGGAAACACCTCCAAAAACAGAGTCTCGGCCACGTAGTCCATATTCACCCTATTTCTACATCTCGCTTTACTGGTCTCTGTCCCGTAGGAGAACGGCTGCCCCTCAGCTCAACACGCCTCCTTCCCCAGGGCCCTGCGCAATTAGTGGCCCGAGTAGGGCCTCACGAAGATCGACTCCCCAAGGGCGTTTTATAGCGCTCAAAAAGGAGCCACTGGGGGGCGGGCGGGCACCAGCGGAGCTCCGGCTGCGCACCAGCCCCCTCGACCCACGCCGGCGCCGGCTCGAGCGCTACT containing:
- the SYVN1 gene encoding E3 ubiquitin-protein ligase synoviolin isoform X10, whose protein sequence is MHLVRSTRRPAGSEVSHPRSSGSQGVGSVVNRSRLRSLGDRAGSLRWAPGLQAGAMFRTAVMMAASLALTGAVVAHAYYLKHQFYPTVVYLTKSSPSMAVLYIQAFVLVFLLGKVMGKVFFGQLRAAEMEHLLERSWYAVTETCLAFTVFRDDFSPRFVALFTLLLFLKCFHWLAEDRVDFMERSPNISWLFHCRIVSLMFLLGILDFLFVSHAYHSILTRGASVQLVFGFEYAILMTMVLTIFIKYVLHSVDLQSENPWDNKAVYMLYTELFTGFIKVLLYMAFMTIMIKVHTFPLFAIRPMYLAMRQFKKAVTDAIMSRRAIRNMNTLYPDATPEELQAMDNVCIICREEMVTGAKRLPCNHIFHTSCLRSWFQRQQTCPTCRMDVLRASLPTQSPPPPEPADQGPPAAAHPPPLLPQPPNFPQGLLPPFPPGMFPLWPPMGPFPPVPPPPSSGEPVAPPSTSAAALSRPNGAATTTAASAASASAPGSAPTPEAGPTPGFPFPPPWMGMPLPPPFAFPPMPVPPAGFAGLTPEELRALEGHERQHLEARLQSLRNIHTLLDAAMLQINQYLTVLASLGPPRLATSVSPTEEPAPVVVTAASPTSIPSSEATTPSPGASSPTPEPEKPPAPESMGTEELLEDGEPDAAELRRRRLQKLESPVAH
- the SYVN1 gene encoding E3 ubiquitin-protein ligase synoviolin isoform X3; the protein is MHLVRSTRRPAGSEVSHPRSSGSQGVGSVVNRSRLRSLGDRAGSLRWAPAGLQAGAMFRTAVMMAASLALTGAVVAHAYYLKHQFYPTVVYLTKSSPSMAVLYIQAFVLVFLLGKVMGKVFFGQLRAAEMEHLLERSWYAVTETCLAFTVFRDDFSPRFVALFTLLLFLKCFHWLAEDRVDFMERSPNISWLFHCRIVSLMFLLGILDFLFVSHAYHSILTRGASVQLVFGFEYAILMTMVLTIFIKYVLHSVDLQSENPWDNKAVYMLYTELFTGFIKVLLYMAFMTIMIKVHTFPLFAIRPMYLAMRQFKKAVTDAIMSRRAIRNMNTLYPDATPEELQAMDNVCIICREEMVTGAKRLPCNHIFHTSCLRSWFQRQQTCPTCRMDVLRASLPTQSPPPPEPADQGPPAAAHPPPLLPQPPNFPQGLLPPFPPGMFPLWPPMGPFPPVPPPPSSGEPVAPPSTSAALSRPNGAATTTAASAASASAPGSAPTPEAGPTPGFPFPPPWMGMPLPPPFAFPPMPVPPAGFAGLTPEELRALEGHERQHLEARLQSLRNIHTLLDAAMLQINQYLTVLASLGYVCSSPPRLATSVSPTEEPAPVVVTAASPTSIPSSEATTPSPGASSPTPEPEKPPGSTSELCHQLLSQWAQRSCLRMGSLMQQSSAAAACKSWSPLLPTDTTLVPPLPPLS
- the SYVN1 gene encoding E3 ubiquitin-protein ligase synoviolin isoform X11; translated protein: MHLVRSTRRPAGSEVSHPRSSGSQGVGSVVNRSRLRSLGDRAGSLRWAPAGLQAGAMFRTAVMMAASLALTGAVVAHAYYLKHQFYPTVVYLTKSSPSMAVLYIQAFVLVFLLGKVMGKVFFGQLRAAEMEHLLERSWYAVTETCLAFTVFRDDFSPRFVALFTLLLFLKCFHWLAEDRVDFMERSPNISWLFHCRIVSLMFLLGILDFLFVSHAYHSILTRGASVQLVFGFEYAILMTMVLTIFIKYVLHSVDLQSENPWDNKAVYMLYTELFTGFIKVLLYMAFMTIMIKVHTFPLFAIRPMYLAMRQFKKAVTDAIMSRRAIRNMNTLYPDATPEELQAMDNVCIICREEMVTGAKRLPCNHIFHTSCLRSWFQRQQTCPTCRMDVLRASLPTQSPPPPEPADQGPPAAAHPPPLLPQPPNFPQGLLPPFPPGMFPLWPPMGPFPPVPPPPSSGEPVAPPSTSAALSRPNGAATTTAASAASASAPGSAPTPEAGPTPGFPFPPPWMGMPLPPPFAFPPMPVPPAGFAGLTPEELRALEGHERQHLEARLQSLRNIHTLLDAAMLQINQYLTVLASLGPPRLATSVSPTEEPAPVVVTAASPTSIPSSEATTPSPGASSPTPEPEKPPAPESMGTEELLEDGEPDAAELRRRRLQKLESPVAH
- the SYVN1 gene encoding E3 ubiquitin-protein ligase synoviolin isoform X6, translating into MHLVRSTRRPAGSEVSHPRSSGSQGVGSVVNRSRLRSLGDRAGSLRWAPGLQAGAMFRTAVMMAASLALTGAVVAHAYYLKHQFYPTVVYLTKSSPSMAVLYIQAFVLVFLLGKVMGKVFFGQLRAAEMEHLLERSWYAVTETCLAFTVFRDDFSPRFVALFTLLLFLKCFHWLAEDRVDFMERSPNISWLFHCRIVSLMFLLGILDFLFVSHAYHSILTRGASVQLVFGFEYAILMTMVLTIFIKYVLHSVDLQSENPWDNKAVYMLYTELFTGFIKVLLYMAFMTIMIKVHTFPLFAIRPMYLAMRQFKKAVTDAIMSRRAIRNMNTLYPDATPEELQAMDNVCIICREEMVTGAKRLPCNHIFHTSCLRSWFQRQQTCPTCRMDVLRASLPTQSPPPPEPADQGPPAAAHPPPLLPQPPNFPQGLLPPFPPGMFPLWPPMGPFPPVPPPPSSGEPVAPPSTSAALSRPNGAATTTAASAASASAPGSAPTPEAGPTPGFPFPPPWMGMPLPPPFAFPPMPVPPAGFAGLTPEELRALEGHERQHLEARLQSLRNIHTLLDAAMLQINQYLTVLASLGPPRLATSVSPTEEPAPVVVTAASPTSIPSSEATTPSPGASSPTPEPEKPPGSTSELCHQLLSQWAQRSCLRMGSLMQQSSAAAACKSWSPLLPTDTTLVPPLPPLS